A genomic region of Saccopteryx bilineata isolate mSacBil1 chromosome 1, mSacBil1_pri_phased_curated, whole genome shotgun sequence contains the following coding sequences:
- the LOC136333391 gene encoding patr class I histocompatibility antigen, A-126 alpha chain-like isoform X1 — MGSPTVLLLLSGSLVLTPTWAGPHSLRYFVTVVSRPGRGEARFIAVGYVDDTEFVRFDSVAPSPRAEPRAPWMEQPWVEQEDPQYWDRNTRDAKDLARISREYLTVLRGYYNQSQDGSHTLQGMAGCEVDPDGRLLRGYRQDAYDGTDYLALNEDLRSWTAADAAAQITRRRWEEIGVAENWRSYLEGTCVEWLRLYLEKGKETLQRADPPKAHVTHHPISDREVTLRCWALGFYPEEITLTWQRDGQDLTQDMELVETRPAGDGSFQKWAAVAVPPGEEQSYTCHVQHEGLPEPLTLRWEPPQSTNLTVVTVAVLVLLGAVVTGAVVGAVMWRRRRSGGKGGSYAQAAT; from the exons ATGGGGTCCCCAACCGTCCTCCTCCTGCTCTCGGGGTCCCTGGTCCTGACCCCGACTTGGGCGG GTCCCCACTCCCTGAGATATTTCGTCACCGTTGTGTCCCGGCCCGGCCGCGGGGAGGCCCGGTTCATCGCCGTCGGCTACGTGGACGACACGGAGTTCGTGAGGTTCGACAGCGTCGCCCCGAGCCCAAGGGCGGAGCCAAGGGCCCCATGGATGGAGCAGCCGTGGGTGGAGCAGGAGGACCCGCAGTATTGGGATCGGAACACGCGGGACGCCAAGGACCTCGCACGAATTTCCCGAGAGTACCTGACCGTCCTGCGCGGCTACTACAACCAGAGCCAGGACG GGTCTCACACCCTCCAGGGGATGGCTGGTTGCGAAGTGGACCCGGACGGGCGCCTCCTCCGCGGGTACAGACAGGACGCCTACGACGGTACCGACTACCTCGCCCTGAACGAGGACCTGCGCTCCTGGACCGCGGCCGACGCGGCGGCTCAGATCACCCGGCGCAGGTGGGAGGAGATCGGTGTGGCGGAGAACTGGAGGAGCTACCTGGAGGGCACGTGCGTGGAGTGGCTCCGCCTTTAcctggaaaaggggaaggagacgcTGCAGCGCGCAG ACCCCCCAAAGGCACACGTGACCCACCACCCCATTTCTGACCGTGAGGTCACCCTgaggtgctgggccctgggcttcTACCCTGAGGAGATCACCCTGACCTGGCAGCGTGACGGGCAGGACCTGACCCAGGACATGGAGCTTGTGGAGACCAGGCCTGCGGGGGACGGGAGCTTCCAGAAGTGGGCGGCCGTGGCAGTGCCCCCTGGAGAGGAGCAGAGCTACACGTGCCATGTGCAGCACGAGGGGCTGCCTGAGCCTCTGACCCTgagatggg agcCTCCTCAGTCCACCAACCTCACTGTGGTCACCGTTGCTGTCCTGGTCCTCCTTGGAGCTGTGGTCACTGGAGCTGTGGTGGGAGctgtgatgtggaggaggagGCGCTCAG GTGGGAAAGGAGGGAGCTACGCTCAGGCTGCCA CGTGA
- the LOC136333391 gene encoding patr class I histocompatibility antigen, A-126 alpha chain-like isoform X2, which yields MGSPTVLLLLSGSLVLTPTWAGPHSLRYFVTVVSRPGRGEARFIAVGYVDDTEFVRFDSVAPSPRAEPRAPWMEQPWVEQEDPQYWDRNTRDAKDLARISREYLTVLRGYYNQSQDGSHTLQGMAGCEVDPDGRLLRGYRQDAYDGTDYLALNEDLRSWTAADAAAQITRRRWEEIGVAENWRSYLEGTCVEWLRLYLEKGKETLQRADPPKAHVTHHPISDREVTLRCWALGFYPEEITLTWQRDGQDLTQDMELVETRPAGDGSFQKWAAVAVPPGEEQSYTCHVQHEGLPEPLTLRWEPPQSTNLTVVTVAVLVLLGAVVTGAVVGAVMWRRRRSA from the exons ATGGGGTCCCCAACCGTCCTCCTCCTGCTCTCGGGGTCCCTGGTCCTGACCCCGACTTGGGCGG GTCCCCACTCCCTGAGATATTTCGTCACCGTTGTGTCCCGGCCCGGCCGCGGGGAGGCCCGGTTCATCGCCGTCGGCTACGTGGACGACACGGAGTTCGTGAGGTTCGACAGCGTCGCCCCGAGCCCAAGGGCGGAGCCAAGGGCCCCATGGATGGAGCAGCCGTGGGTGGAGCAGGAGGACCCGCAGTATTGGGATCGGAACACGCGGGACGCCAAGGACCTCGCACGAATTTCCCGAGAGTACCTGACCGTCCTGCGCGGCTACTACAACCAGAGCCAGGACG GGTCTCACACCCTCCAGGGGATGGCTGGTTGCGAAGTGGACCCGGACGGGCGCCTCCTCCGCGGGTACAGACAGGACGCCTACGACGGTACCGACTACCTCGCCCTGAACGAGGACCTGCGCTCCTGGACCGCGGCCGACGCGGCGGCTCAGATCACCCGGCGCAGGTGGGAGGAGATCGGTGTGGCGGAGAACTGGAGGAGCTACCTGGAGGGCACGTGCGTGGAGTGGCTCCGCCTTTAcctggaaaaggggaaggagacgcTGCAGCGCGCAG ACCCCCCAAAGGCACACGTGACCCACCACCCCATTTCTGACCGTGAGGTCACCCTgaggtgctgggccctgggcttcTACCCTGAGGAGATCACCCTGACCTGGCAGCGTGACGGGCAGGACCTGACCCAGGACATGGAGCTTGTGGAGACCAGGCCTGCGGGGGACGGGAGCTTCCAGAAGTGGGCGGCCGTGGCAGTGCCCCCTGGAGAGGAGCAGAGCTACACGTGCCATGTGCAGCACGAGGGGCTGCCTGAGCCTCTGACCCTgagatggg agcCTCCTCAGTCCACCAACCTCACTGTGGTCACCGTTGCTGTCCTGGTCCTCCTTGGAGCTGTGGTCACTGGAGCTGTGGTGGGAGctgtgatgtggaggaggagGCGCTCAG